A section of the Larus michahellis chromosome 1, bLarMic1.1, whole genome shotgun sequence genome encodes:
- the LOC141738681 gene encoding endogenous retrovirus group K member 5 Gag polyprotein-like — MGNQMSPAERDVYEVVKTLLRKHKKDISGQDLKIMLKWVQMKIPTVTASSIFTRELWDDVGVKLWDSVTSGNAEAQRLLSWWRNTFEAIKAQERGHKDSPDAKGEPPPAQPLLPPPLPPRRAKSPGPLKACAAGYPPEEDPLDPGPADPDKEPDLYLPDPHDTWVNIKHQALKEGDLEIARTIVAPVIYQGRGVQWEALSFPVIKELRRTVTEHGLSSPYFASLLSSVFDTYVMTPHDLKSLAQLLLTPSQYSLWESHWRGGLQTLLNSYMGNNNAALAALTMEHLMGTGQHSDPAAQARDCPREALEEIREEAKKALLKIPDSRKPQKAFTSITQEPREPYMQFINRLKQALERQIDNTEAREILLLKLAVENANADCKKLLKSLPNPALTLVEMVEACNRIGTVDHKFEAMAAAFAAMRGMSGGGNCYGCGKPGHIKRNCLASNGGAKAQVPGICPRCRKGRHYANQCYSKYNFQGQPIQGNRLRSAGQ, encoded by the coding sequence atggggaatcagatgtcccccgcagagagagacgtatatgaagttgtgaaaacgctcctccggaaacataaaaaagatatttccgggcaggacttaaagattatgcttaagtgggtacaaatgaagatccccactgttacggcctccagtatttttacccgggaactttgggatgatgtgggggtaaagttgtgggactcagtGACGTCAGGGAACGctgaggctcagcgtttgctttcGTGGTGGAGAAATacctttgaggctattaaggcacaggaaaggggccataaagactctccagatgcTAAGGGGGAACCTCcaccagctcagcctttgcttccccctccgctacctccgcgacgcgctaagtcgcccggacccttaaaggcctgtgccgcaggctaccctcctgaggaagatccgcttgacccggggcccgctgatcccgataaagagcctgacttgtacctccctgaccctcatgatacgtgggtgAATATTAAACATCAAGCTTtgaaagaaggtgacttggaaatagcgcgaactatagtcgcccctgttatttatcaaggccggggagtgcagtgggaggctttgtccttccctgtgattaaagagctgcgccgtaccgtcacagaacacgggctctcttccccatattttgcgagcctgctgtcttctgtctttgatacgtacgttatgactccccatgatttaaaatcgctagcgcaattgttattaaccccttcccagtattccctctgggagtcgcattggagggggggccttcaaactctcctcaacAGCTACATGGGtaataataatgctgctcttgccgcactgaccatggagcaccttatgggtactggtcagcactctgatccagcggcacaggctcgagattgtccacgagaggccctggaagagATCcgtgaagaagcaaaaaaggctttactcaaaatacccgattcccgtaaacctcaaaaggcattcacctctattacgcaggaacctcgggaacCGTACATGCAATTTATcaatagacttaagcaagctttagaacgccaaatagataataccgaagctcgagagattttgctattaaaattagcagttgaaaatgctaacgccgactgtaaaaaattacttaaatctctccctaacccagctctgactttggttgaaatggtagaggcttgtaatcgtattgGTACTGTAGACCacaaatttgaagcgatggcagctgctttcgcagctatgagaggcatgtctggaggaggaaattgctacggttgtggtaaaccaggccatatcaaacgaaattgtctcgcttctaatgggggagCTAAAGCCCAagtccctgggatctgtccccgatgcaggaaggggcgtcattatgctaatcaatgttaTTCTAAGTATAATTtccaagggcagccgatacagggaaaccgcttgcggagtgcGGGGCAgtga